The proteins below come from a single Bremerella sp. JC817 genomic window:
- a CDS encoding peptidase M42, translated as MHAVTKSDLDDFLDILKQLVRHPAVVGSEHAFFRYLQRELEETHAKVTLYEGLLVACGTNPDRMHISAHVDRHGLICTGPNEFQYAAFVARNRGDLLGDSVSEQTFQTIAERFHERFVQAYVPWSGTYLGKGTIKRSYLCERRGNLVFEVEGLDHVLPGTPVAYQDRLSVNYGRVSAQLDNVLTTAMLVYLFRHGFQGTVLFTAQEEAGRSWRFLLEWFRRCGIETQDLLVLDTSPFPDIPTADAQQVVLRRRDTNAIFNPQMVDKLEAACNKFGIRYSFKDEYIAKQNEIRVAEGKSPTSLGSTELGRVASASGGTIQGATLQVPTTGYHTPEESAALSSIEAMLDVLCEVALED; from the coding sequence ATGCATGCCGTGACCAAGTCTGACCTCGACGATTTTCTCGATATCCTGAAGCAACTGGTTCGGCACCCGGCCGTGGTCGGCTCCGAACATGCTTTCTTCCGCTATCTGCAACGAGAATTGGAAGAAACGCACGCCAAAGTCACCTTGTATGAAGGTCTTTTGGTTGCGTGCGGGACGAACCCCGATCGGATGCATATCTCGGCCCACGTCGATCGGCACGGGCTGATCTGTACCGGACCAAACGAGTTCCAGTACGCGGCCTTCGTCGCGCGGAACCGTGGCGACTTGCTGGGGGACTCGGTCTCGGAACAAACCTTCCAGACCATCGCCGAGCGTTTTCACGAACGTTTCGTTCAGGCCTATGTGCCTTGGAGCGGAACCTACCTGGGCAAAGGGACCATCAAGCGGTCCTACCTTTGCGAGCGTCGAGGGAACCTGGTGTTCGAGGTCGAAGGGCTTGATCATGTGCTGCCTGGCACGCCGGTCGCCTACCAGGATCGCCTTTCGGTGAACTATGGCCGGGTCTCGGCTCAACTCGACAACGTGCTGACGACCGCCATGCTGGTTTACTTGTTCCGTCATGGCTTCCAAGGCACGGTCCTCTTTACCGCTCAGGAGGAAGCAGGCCGAAGCTGGCGTTTCCTTTTGGAATGGTTCCGTCGCTGCGGGATTGAAACGCAAGACCTACTGGTGCTCGATACGAGCCCCTTCCCAGACATCCCGACTGCCGATGCCCAGCAAGTGGTGCTGCGTCGCCGCGATACGAACGCCATCTTCAATCCGCAGATGGTCGACAAGTTGGAAGCCGCGTGCAACAAGTTCGGCATTCGCTACAGCTTCAAAGACGAATACATCGCGAAGCAGAACGAAATACGCGTCGCAGAAGGCAAATCGCCGACGTCGCTCGGTAGTACGGAACTAGGTCGCGTGGCGTCTGCTTCCGGCGGAACGATTCAAGGGGCGACGCTTCAGGTCCCCACCACGGGTTATCACACGCCGGAAGAATCGGCCGCGTTGTCGTCGATCGAAGCGATGCTCGACGTTCTGTGCGAGGTCGCACTGGAAGACTGA